In one window of Catellicoccus marimammalium M35/04/3 DNA:
- the pflB gene encoding formate C-acetyltransferase, with protein sequence MEYKEWEGFHGDAWKKHIDTRAFIQDNYTEYTGDDSFLEGPTESTNKLWNRLQELQEIEHQNNGVYNMDNDIPATITAYGPGYLIKEEEKIVGLQTDEPLKQAFMPFGGIRMANTALEANGYESDEEMTKIFTDWRKTHNQGVFDAYTPEMRMARKNKIITGLPDAYGRGRIIGDYRRVALYGIDRLIEEKEKDKSLIGYKTMTDDVIRLREEVSEQIRALKDMKEMAASYGFDISRPAATAQEAIQWLYFGYLAAIKSQNGAAMSVGRISAFLDIYIQRDLDRGIIDEKEAQELIDHFVLKLRMVKFARTPDYNQLFSGYPIWATLSIAGMSLTGRSLVTKNDFRFLHTLYNMGPSPEPNLTILYSSQLPLNFRTFAAKVAKDTSSVQFENDDLLRTNWGSDDCAIACCVSGTVMGKDMQFFGARANLAKAVLYAINGGVDENTKMQVAPRFRPMTGDTLDFDEFMMHYKDILDWLAELYVNTLNIIHYMHDKYAYEAPQTALMDTHLKRTFATGIAGLSHAADSIMAIKYGNVKVIRDEDGLAVDYEPQNAFPTYGNDNEEADAMANWIIEYFMDQIKRQHTYRDATPTTSILTITSNVVYGKATGNTPDGRRAGKPLAPGANPSYKDGKFLGELNGLLASLNSTARLSYCCALDGISNTQTINPSGLGKDEDMRVDNLRQVMDGYFDQGAYHLNVNVFTTDLLLDAQAHPEKYPNLTIRVSGYAVKFRDLTPEQQADVIARTAHDRL encoded by the coding sequence ATGGAATATAAAGAATGGGAAGGCTTCCATGGTGATGCATGGAAAAAACATATTGATACTCGAGCTTTCATTCAAGATAACTACACAGAATACACAGGGGACGATTCTTTCTTAGAAGGCCCTACTGAAAGTACAAACAAATTATGGAATCGTTTACAAGAATTACAAGAAATTGAACACCAAAATAACGGTGTATACAACATGGATAACGATATTCCAGCTACAATTACTGCTTATGGTCCTGGATACTTAATTAAAGAAGAAGAAAAAATTGTTGGTCTACAAACTGATGAACCTTTAAAACAAGCATTCATGCCATTTGGTGGTATTCGTATGGCTAATACTGCTTTAGAAGCAAATGGATATGAATCTGATGAAGAAATGACAAAAATCTTCACTGATTGGCGTAAAACACATAACCAAGGTGTATTTGATGCCTACACTCCTGAAATGAGAATGGCTCGTAAAAATAAAATCATCACTGGTTTACCTGATGCCTATGGTCGTGGCCGTATTATCGGTGACTACCGTCGTGTCGCTCTTTACGGTATTGATCGTTTAATTGAAGAAAAAGAAAAAGATAAATCATTAATTGGTTATAAAACAATGACTGACGATGTAATTCGTCTACGTGAAGAAGTATCTGAACAAATTCGCGCCTTAAAAGACATGAAAGAAATGGCTGCTTCTTATGGTTTCGATATTTCTCGTCCAGCAGCTACAGCACAAGAAGCAATCCAATGGTTATACTTCGGATATTTAGCTGCGATTAAATCACAAAATGGTGCCGCAATGTCTGTTGGTCGTATTTCTGCATTCTTAGATATTTATATTCAACGTGACTTAGATCGTGGTATTATCGATGAAAAAGAAGCACAAGAATTAATCGACCATTTCGTATTAAAATTACGTATGGTTAAATTCGCTCGTACACCAGATTACAACCAATTATTCTCTGGTTACCCTATTTGGGCTACTTTATCTATTGCTGGTATGAGCTTAACTGGTCGTTCTTTAGTTACAAAAAATGACTTCCGTTTCTTACATACACTATATAACATGGGACCATCTCCTGAACCAAACTTAACAATTTTATATTCATCACAATTACCATTGAACTTCCGTACTTTTGCTGCTAAAGTCGCAAAAGATACTTCATCTGTTCAATTTGAAAATGATGATTTATTACGTACAAACTGGGGTTCAGACGACTGCGCTATTGCTTGCTGCGTATCTGGTACAGTTATGGGTAAAGATATGCAATTCTTCGGTGCTCGTGCAAACTTAGCGAAAGCAGTATTATACGCTATCAACGGTGGGGTTGATGAAAATACGAAGATGCAAGTTGCTCCACGCTTCCGTCCAATGACAGGAGATACTCTAGACTTTGACGAATTTATGATGCACTACAAAGACATCTTAGATTGGTTAGCAGAATTATATGTAAATACATTAAATATCATTCACTACATGCATGATAAATATGCGTATGAAGCTCCACAAACTGCCTTAATGGATACTCATTTGAAACGTACATTCGCAACAGGTATTGCTGGACTTTCTCACGCTGCTGACTCTATCATGGCTATTAAATACGGAAACGTTAAAGTAATTCGTGATGAAGATGGTTTAGCAGTTGACTATGAACCACAAAACGCATTCCCTACTTACGGAAATGACAATGAAGAAGCAGATGCAATGGCAAACTGGATCATTGAATACTTCATGGATCAAATCAAACGTCAACATACTTACCGTGATGCTACACCTACAACATCAATCTTAACGATTACTTCTAACGTAGTATACGGAAAAGCAACAGGTAACACTCCAGACGGACGTCGTGCTGGTAAACCTTTAGCTCCAGGAGCTAACCCTTCTTACAAAGATGGTAAATTCTTAGGAGAATTAAACGGCTTATTAGCTTCATTAAACTCTACAGCTCGTTTATCTTATTGCTGTGCTTTAGATGGTATTTCTAATACACAAACGATTAACCCTAGTGGCTTAGGAAAAGATGAAGACATGCGTGTAGATAACTTACGTCAAGTTATGGATGGCTACTTCGATCAAGGAGCTTACCACTTAAACGTAAACGTATTTACAACTGATTTACTATTAGACGCACAAGCTCATCCAGAAAAATATCCAAACTTAACGATTCGTGTATCTGGTTACGCTGTTAAATTCCGTGATTTAACACCAGAACAACAAGCAGACGTTATTGCTCGTACTGCACATGATCGTTTATAA
- the pflA gene encoding pyruvate formate-lyase-activating protein — protein sequence METKGIIHSTENFGTVDGPGIRFVIFTQGCRMRCKFCHNPDTWKLRTGKEKEYTAKELLDKAERYRPYWGENGGITVSGGEPLLQLPFLIELFKEAKKRGIHTCLDTCGQPFTKKDPFFSQFNELLEYTDLILLDLKHIDPKVHLELTKCENEPILEMATYLSEVNQPVWIRHVLLPEWSDKDEYLDRLHVFIDTLNNVERIEVLPYHTMGKFKWDQLGIPYELEDIQPPTPERIKNANLRLHTGKYTGEDTKKEPQ from the coding sequence ATGGAAACAAAAGGAATTATACATTCAACAGAAAATTTTGGTACGGTCGATGGACCAGGTATTCGTTTCGTCATTTTTACCCAAGGATGTCGTATGCGTTGCAAATTCTGTCATAATCCAGATACTTGGAAATTACGTACAGGAAAAGAAAAAGAATACACAGCAAAGGAATTATTAGATAAAGCAGAACGCTATCGTCCTTATTGGGGAGAAAATGGTGGAATCACTGTAAGCGGAGGCGAACCTTTATTACAACTTCCTTTCCTCATTGAATTATTTAAAGAAGCGAAAAAACGTGGAATCCATACTTGTTTAGATACTTGTGGTCAACCTTTTACTAAAAAAGATCCTTTCTTTTCTCAATTTAATGAATTACTAGAATATACAGATTTAATTTTATTGGATTTAAAACATATTGATCCTAAAGTCCATCTAGAATTAACAAAATGTGAAAATGAACCGATCTTAGAAATGGCCACTTATCTATCGGAAGTGAATCAACCAGTTTGGATTCGCCATGTTTTATTACCAGAATGGTCTGATAAAGATGAATATTTAGATCGTCTACATGTCTTTATTGACACTTTAAATAATGTAGAAAGAATCGAAGTTCTTCCTTATCATACAATGGGTAAATTTAAATGGGATCAATTAGGCATTCCTTATGAATTGGAAGATATTCAGCCTCCTACTCCAGAGCGCATTAAAAATGCGAACCTTCGTTTGCATACTGGAAAATATACAGGAGAAGACACAAAAAAAGAACCACAATAA
- a CDS encoding carboxypeptidase M32 has product MEHKTEQEAQFFQLLKEAALLKEAYYLADWDTQTGMPEKANEYRGELEGYLNELIFEKENGKEMAHWIEYFTEHPEDLSEFGQKVFKKVKEEFTRNHTIPADEWAHYTKLVAQSHAIWVEAREKQDYQILEPVLEEMVDCVRKFIPLWRQDEKTPYDVLLNQNEPGMTTEKLDALFAEVRDGIIEIRQRLEKEGTAPERDFLYRFVPKEQQERFSRKVAAQLGYDFDKGRLDDTVHPFMQELNRCDARIATRWNEHDVMFAVLGIMHEAGHGTYEQHIDAKYDYTPFAGGVSAGMHEGQSLFNELVIGSNLEFWRQVYPFFQECTEGAFDDIDVETFYKALKYSQSSLIRIEADSLTYPLHVIIRYEIEKALFNDNLPVKDLAKVWNEKYEEYLGVRPDNDTDGVLQDVHWPTGLFGYFPSYALGFMYATQLYYAMSKDFSMDEAFAEGRLDAPSQWLKEHIHRFGGSKSPSELIMDATGESLNAKYLLQFLKQVYYPVYGIEE; this is encoded by the coding sequence ATGGAACATAAAACAGAACAAGAAGCACAATTTTTCCAATTGTTAAAAGAAGCTGCTTTATTAAAAGAAGCTTATTATTTAGCAGATTGGGACACACAAACAGGAATGCCAGAAAAAGCAAATGAATACCGTGGAGAATTAGAAGGTTACTTAAACGAGTTAATCTTTGAAAAAGAAAACGGAAAAGAAATGGCTCACTGGATTGAATATTTTACTGAACATCCAGAAGACTTATCTGAATTTGGTCAAAAAGTCTTTAAAAAAGTTAAAGAAGAGTTTACTCGTAATCATACGATTCCTGCTGATGAATGGGCACATTATACAAAATTAGTCGCTCAATCACATGCTATTTGGGTCGAAGCGCGTGAAAAACAAGATTATCAAATTTTAGAACCAGTCTTAGAAGAAATGGTAGATTGTGTTCGTAAATTTATTCCGTTATGGCGTCAGGATGAAAAGACTCCTTATGATGTTTTATTGAATCAAAATGAACCAGGAATGACTACTGAAAAATTGGATGCTTTGTTTGCGGAAGTGCGCGATGGAATTATTGAAATTCGCCAACGTCTAGAAAAAGAAGGAACAGCTCCTGAACGTGATTTCTTATATCGTTTCGTTCCAAAAGAACAACAAGAACGCTTCTCAAGAAAAGTGGCAGCTCAATTGGGATATGATTTTGATAAAGGAAGATTAGATGACACGGTTCATCCATTCATGCAAGAATTAAATCGTTGTGATGCTCGTATTGCGACACGTTGGAATGAACATGATGTAATGTTTGCGGTATTAGGAATTATGCACGAAGCAGGACATGGTACTTATGAACAACATATTGATGCTAAATATGACTACACACCATTTGCTGGTGGGGTTTCTGCTGGAATGCATGAAGGACAATCTCTATTTAATGAATTAGTAATCGGTTCAAACTTAGAGTTTTGGCGTCAAGTATATCCATTCTTCCAAGAATGTACCGAAGGAGCTTTTGATGATATCGATGTAGAAACATTCTATAAAGCATTGAAATATTCTCAATCTAGCTTAATCCGTATTGAAGCTGATTCTTTAACTTATCCTTTACATGTTATTATTCGTTATGAAATTGAAAAAGCATTGTTTAACGATAATTTACCAGTGAAGGATTTAGCAAAAGTATGGAACGAAAAATATGAAGAGTATTTAGGAGTTCGTCCAGATAACGATACAGATGGGGTCTTACAAGATGTACATTGGCCTACAGGTTTATTTGGTTACTTCCCATCTTATGCTTTAGGATTCATGTATGCGACTCAATTGTATTATGCAATGAGTAAAGATTTCTCTATGGATGAAGCCTTCGCAGAAGGACGTTTAGATGCACCAAGTCAATGGTTAAAAGAACATATTCATCGTTTCGGTGGATCAAAATCACCAAGTGAGTTGATTATGGATGCGACTGGCGAATCATTGAATGCGAAATACTTATTACAATTCTTAAAACAAGTCTACTATCCAGTATATGGAATTGAAGAATAA
- a CDS encoding ABC transporter ATP-binding protein, which yields MSTIELKQVSKQFYDGDTVIQSLKPTDFSADNGEFIAVIGPSGSGKSTFLTIVGGLQTPTEGEVIINGTSFQSLSEKKRSKLRFENIGFILQSSNLVPFLTIYDQFVLMDKVAKKKTDPKQLEELLTQLEIAHLQKKYPEEISGGERQRVAIAKALYHNPSVILADEPTASLDSKRAFEVANLLAKETHEKNKTTIMVTHDTRLIDLCDKVYMMKDGVLTLQEKEA from the coding sequence ATGTCAACAATTGAATTAAAACAAGTAAGTAAACAATTTTATGATGGAGACACCGTCATCCAATCTTTAAAACCCACTGATTTTTCAGCAGATAATGGAGAATTTATCGCTGTGATTGGTCCTTCTGGTTCAGGAAAAAGTACGTTCTTAACCATTGTTGGTGGATTACAAACACCAACAGAAGGAGAAGTGATTATTAATGGAACTTCTTTCCAAAGTCTAAGTGAGAAGAAACGTTCTAAATTGCGTTTTGAAAACATCGGTTTTATTTTACAAAGCTCAAATTTAGTACCATTTTTAACCATTTATGATCAATTTGTTTTGATGGATAAAGTAGCAAAGAAAAAAACGGATCCAAAGCAATTAGAAGAGTTATTAACTCAACTAGAAATTGCTCATTTACAAAAAAAATATCCAGAAGAAATTTCTGGTGGGGAACGTCAACGTGTTGCGATTGCTAAGGCGTTATATCATAACCCAAGTGTAATTTTAGCGGATGAACCAACCGCAAGTTTAGACTCTAAACGTGCGTTTGAAGTAGCAAATTTACTAGCAAAAGAAACTCATGAGAAAAATAAAACAACGATTATGGTTACTCATGATACACGTTTAATTGATTTATGCGACAAAGTCTATATGATGAAAGATGGCGTATTAACGTTACAAGAAAAAGAAGCATAA
- a CDS encoding ABC transporter permease, which produces MFLAWKEIKHAKGRYALITGVIFLIAFLVFFLSGLAYGLAQEGRMAVDNWKANAVILTKDANDNLSASQFDKEDINGVTAKEKATLLQGASVIQVKNDSDKKDNIMMFGINKDQFLAPKISKGEMFQNNKEVVIDESLAKQKGFAIGDKVLFTGYDTPMKVVGMTKGNMFNMAPTVYMSEKAFQNVRQTPVPMQKNVNAIIVRAKDGNLDNVKVKNKKLEVIPTKEFIDHLPGYKAQVMTFSFMIGFLILIAAIVVGIFIYVLTMQKKQIFGVMKVQGIPTSFIAKSVVMQTFILGVIGVVIGFVATIGVSLLLPAAVPFQLNVPLMIVIAILMIIIAVLGSIFSVRSIAKIDPLQALN; this is translated from the coding sequence ATGTTTCTAGCATGGAAAGAAATTAAACATGCCAAAGGAAGATATGCGTTAATCACAGGAGTAATTTTCTTGATTGCTTTTCTTGTCTTCTTTTTAAGCGGACTTGCTTATGGATTAGCACAAGAAGGTAGAATGGCAGTAGATAACTGGAAAGCAAATGCTGTGATTTTAACCAAAGATGCCAATGATAATTTAAGTGCATCTCAATTTGATAAAGAGGATATAAATGGTGTAACAGCAAAAGAAAAAGCAACTTTATTACAAGGAGCAAGTGTTATCCAAGTCAAAAATGATAGTGATAAAAAAGATAACATTATGATGTTTGGGATTAACAAAGATCAATTTTTAGCTCCAAAAATTAGTAAAGGAGAAATGTTCCAAAATAATAAAGAAGTAGTCATTGATGAATCATTAGCCAAACAAAAAGGATTTGCGATTGGGGATAAAGTATTATTCACTGGTTATGATACACCAATGAAAGTGGTAGGGATGACAAAAGGCAATATGTTTAATATGGCGCCTACAGTTTATATGTCAGAAAAAGCCTTTCAAAATGTACGTCAAACTCCCGTACCAATGCAAAAAAATGTGAATGCGATTATTGTTCGTGCAAAAGATGGTAATTTAGATAATGTGAAAGTGAAAAATAAAAAATTGGAAGTTATTCCAACGAAAGAATTTATTGATCACTTGCCAGGATACAAAGCCCAAGTAATGACATTTAGCTTTATGATTGGCTTTTTAATTTTAATTGCTGCGATTGTTGTAGGAATTTTCATTTATGTATTAACAATGCAAAAGAAACAAATCTTTGGTGTAATGAAAGTTCAAGGAATTCCAACTTCCTTTATTGCTAAATCTGTCGTAATGCAAACTTTCATTTTAGGAGTCATTGGAGTCGTTATTGGTTTTGTAGCAACGATTGGTGTAAGTTTATTATTACCAGCAGCTGTTCCATTCCAATTAAATGTTCCATTAATGATTGTTATTGCAATCTTAATGATTATTATTGCAGTATTAGGTTCAATTTTCTCTGTCCGTTCGATTGCTAAAATTGATCCATTACAAGCATTGAATTAA
- a CDS encoding solute carrier family 23 protein, which translates to MEKKEVFRNPEVVLDIHERPPFWLGIGLSLQHLFTMFGATVLVPLLVGIDPAIALFSSGLGTIVHLLVTKGKIPAYMGSSFAFITAMQFLMKSYGFKAVALGGLTTGCVYIIVSLIVHRLGSNWIHRILPPIVVGPVVMVIGLGLAGNACSNAMYRTVHGTQTYDIKYICVALITLAAVIFFNMYMKGFFSLIPILLGIVTGYIAAVLFGLVDFQPILDAPWFKVPNLHVPFVNYEPKFYLAAITTMTPIAFVTMTEHIGHLMVLNQITKRDFYDEPGLDKTLLGDGLAQITASLVGAPPVTSYGENIGVMTITKVHSVYVIAGAAIFAVLLGFCGKVTAVIQSIPNPVIGGISFILFGVIAASGLRILIEKQIDFNEKRNLIIASAILIIGIGGLTFQIGSFSLSGMALATVIGIVLNLVLPKKAKSEA; encoded by the coding sequence ATGGAAAAAAAAGAAGTATTTCGTAATCCAGAGGTGGTTCTAGACATTCATGAGCGTCCACCTTTTTGGCTAGGAATTGGTTTAAGTCTACAACATTTATTTACCATGTTTGGAGCAACTGTGCTCGTTCCATTACTAGTTGGAATTGATCCAGCCATTGCATTATTTAGTTCTGGATTAGGAACGATTGTTCATTTGTTAGTAACCAAAGGAAAAATCCCAGCTTATATGGGAAGTAGTTTTGCTTTTATTACTGCCATGCAATTTTTGATGAAAAGCTACGGATTTAAAGCAGTAGCTCTTGGTGGTTTAACGACAGGATGTGTCTATATCATTGTTTCACTGATTGTTCATCGCTTAGGAAGCAACTGGATCCATCGTATTTTACCGCCAATTGTAGTTGGTCCAGTAGTTATGGTCATTGGATTAGGTCTAGCAGGGAATGCTTGTAGTAACGCGATGTATCGTACCGTCCATGGGACACAAACTTATGATATTAAATATATTTGTGTGGCTCTAATTACATTAGCTGCAGTAATTTTCTTTAATATGTATATGAAAGGATTTTTCAGTTTAATTCCTATCTTATTAGGAATCGTTACTGGATATATTGCTGCGGTGCTATTTGGTTTAGTGGATTTCCAACCTATTTTAGATGCACCTTGGTTTAAGGTCCCTAATCTACATGTACCTTTTGTTAACTATGAGCCAAAATTTTATTTAGCTGCGATTACGACGATGACTCCTATCGCTTTTGTTACAATGACAGAACATATTGGTCATTTAATGGTATTAAACCAAATTACAAAGCGTGATTTCTATGATGAACCAGGCTTAGATAAAACCTTATTAGGAGATGGATTAGCACAAATTACAGCTTCTCTTGTAGGAGCTCCTCCAGTAACAAGTTATGGAGAAAATATTGGTGTAATGACGATTACAAAAGTTCATAGTGTCTACGTTATTGCCGGTGCAGCTATCTTTGCCGTTTTATTAGGATTTTGTGGAAAAGTAACAGCTGTGATTCAAAGTATTCCAAATCCAGTCATTGGTGGAATTAGCTTCATTCTCTTTGGTGTTATTGCAGCTAGTGGACTACGCATCTTAATTGAAAAACAAATTGATTTTAACGAAAAACGTAACTTAATCATTGCTTCAGCCATTTTAATTATCGGAATTGGTGGATTAACCTTCCAAATTGGTTCATTCTCTCTTTCTGGAATGGCCTTAGCTACGGTCATTGGTATTGTATTAAACTTAGTCCTACCAAAAAAAGCCAAAAGTGAAGCATAA
- a CDS encoding THUMP domain-containing class I SAM-dependent RNA methyltransferase produces MKKFKCMATCASGLEALVGKELRAMGIECQLENGHALFMGTMEDIAKASLWLRTADRIKIIVAQFPATTFTQLFDYTAAIPWEKLLPLDANIHVTGKSVKSTLFSVPDCQSITKKAIVQRLSNYYHRYGRLPESGAKFPVEVALLKDKVTLSLDTTGDSFFKRGYRTEKGGAPLKETLAAALVSLTNWRPDRPFVDPTCGSGTICIEAAMMALNIAPGLHRKFLCEDWPWVEEEIFANARQEAKAAIRWDQSLQIFGSDIDHRLVEIAKDNAKKAGVADYIEFKQMRLQDFHTDQQYGVIVSNPPYGERLNDKEEVEQLYKEMGEVFRPLKTWSKYILTSDLNFEAYYGEKATKKRKLYNGALRTDYFQYWGERPPKPKRK; encoded by the coding sequence ATGAAGAAATTTAAATGTATGGCTACTTGTGCCAGTGGATTAGAAGCGTTAGTAGGAAAAGAACTACGCGCGATGGGCATTGAATGTCAGTTAGAAAATGGTCATGCTCTTTTTATGGGAACAATGGAAGATATCGCCAAAGCGAGTCTATGGCTTCGTACTGCTGACCGAATCAAAATTATTGTAGCTCAATTCCCAGCTACAACGTTTACACAATTATTTGACTATACAGCAGCGATTCCTTGGGAAAAATTATTACCTTTAGATGCAAATATTCATGTCACAGGAAAATCAGTGAAATCTACGTTATTTAGTGTTCCTGATTGTCAATCCATTACAAAAAAAGCAATCGTTCAACGTCTAAGTAATTATTATCATCGTTATGGACGTTTACCAGAATCAGGAGCAAAATTCCCAGTAGAGGTTGCTTTGTTAAAGGATAAAGTGACATTGAGTTTAGATACAACAGGGGATAGCTTCTTCAAACGTGGATATCGGACAGAAAAGGGAGGAGCCCCACTAAAAGAAACGTTAGCTGCTGCTCTTGTTTCTTTAACGAATTGGCGTCCAGATCGTCCTTTTGTTGATCCAACATGTGGTTCAGGAACGATTTGTATTGAGGCTGCGATGATGGCATTAAATATTGCTCCAGGACTACATCGCAAATTTTTATGTGAAGACTGGCCATGGGTAGAAGAAGAAATCTTTGCGAATGCTCGTCAAGAAGCGAAAGCTGCCATTCGATGGGATCAATCTTTACAAATTTTTGGTAGTGATATTGATCATCGTTTAGTAGAAATTGCGAAAGATAATGCGAAAAAAGCAGGAGTAGCCGATTATATCGAATTTAAACAAATGCGTTTACAAGACTTCCATACCGACCAACAATATGGAGTAATTGTGAGCAATCCCCCTTATGGAGAACGTTTAAATGATAAAGAAGAAGTAGAACAATTATATAAAGAAATGGGAGAAGTATTCCGCCCATTAAAAACTTGGAGTAAGTATATTTTAACTAGTGATCTGAATTTTGAAGCTTATTATGGGGAAAAGGCAACGAAAAAACGTAAACTATACAATGGAGCATTAAGAACAGACTACTTCCAATATTGGGGAGAACGTCCACCAAAACCCAAAAGAAAATAA
- a CDS encoding amino acid permease has product MSENDHSMQRGLKTRHLSMIAIGGSIGTGLFVASGSAISTAGPGGALVAYGLIGLLVFFMMTSLGEMATYMPVSGSFSTYATKFVDPAFGFALGWNYWFNWAITLAVDISTSAIIMEYWFPDVPGWIFSIIFFVLIFLMNLASVELFGEAEFWFSMIKVITVICFIGVGLLTVTGILGGHADGLMNFTKGDAPFVGGLPTIVSVFVVAGFSFQGVEMIGITAGESANPEKSIPKAIKQVFWRILLFYLVSIFIIGLIIPYTSPNLLGSDATDIAISPFTLVFQRAGLAAAASVMNAVILTSVLSAGNSGLYAGARMLCAMAQSGQAPKAFQKINRRGIPVNALLLTAAVGGLAFITSFMGDKIYNFLLSASGLTGFIAWFGVAVSHYRFRRAFIKQGHDISELKYKSKWFPFGPIFAIIMCIAVIVGQDIPGFINGNWDELIVTYMSLPLFFILFFYYKWKHKTHLIPLDEVDLTYHEE; this is encoded by the coding sequence ATGAGCGAAAACGATCATTCGATGCAGCGCGGGTTGAAAACTCGTCACTTGTCCATGATTGCTATCGGGGGTTCTATTGGAACGGGTCTTTTTGTAGCAAGTGGATCAGCAATTTCAACCGCTGGACCTGGAGGTGCTCTTGTTGCATACGGATTAATCGGATTATTAGTATTCTTTATGATGACTTCTTTAGGAGAAATGGCAACTTATATGCCAGTATCAGGATCATTTAGTACGTATGCGACAAAATTTGTCGATCCAGCGTTTGGATTTGCTTTAGGATGGAACTATTGGTTTAACTGGGCGATTACTTTAGCGGTAGATATCAGTACTTCAGCAATTATTATGGAATACTGGTTCCCAGATGTCCCAGGGTGGATTTTTAGTATCATTTTCTTTGTCCTAATTTTCTTGATGAACTTAGCATCTGTAGAGTTATTTGGTGAAGCTGAGTTTTGGTTCTCAATGATTAAAGTAATTACTGTAATTTGCTTTATTGGAGTTGGGTTATTAACCGTAACAGGAATCTTAGGTGGTCATGCGGATGGATTAATGAACTTTACAAAAGGAGATGCTCCTTTTGTTGGGGGATTACCAACGATTGTTAGTGTGTTTGTAGTAGCAGGATTTTCTTTCCAAGGGGTCGAAATGATTGGGATTACTGCTGGTGAATCTGCCAACCCAGAAAAATCGATTCCAAAAGCGATTAAACAAGTATTTTGGCGTATTTTGCTATTCTACTTAGTATCAATTTTCATTATTGGTTTGATTATTCCTTATACTTCACCAAACTTATTAGGAAGCGATGCGACAGATATCGCAATCAGTCCATTTACATTAGTTTTCCAACGTGCAGGGTTAGCTGCGGCAGCTAGTGTGATGAATGCAGTAATTTTAACTTCTGTATTATCTGCTGGAAATTCTGGATTATATGCAGGGGCTCGTATGCTATGTGCGATGGCACAAAGTGGACAAGCACCAAAAGCATTCCAAAAAATTAATCGTCGTGGAATCCCAGTAAATGCTTTATTATTAACTGCTGCTGTAGGTGGTTTAGCATTTATTACTTCTTTCATGGGAGACAAGATTTATAACTTCTTATTAAGCGCATCTGGATTAACTGGATTTATTGCTTGGTTTGGGGTTGCTGTATCTCATTACCGTTTCCGTCGTGCATTTATTAAACAAGGACATGACATCAGTGAATTAAAATATAAATCAAAATGGTTCCCATTTGGGCCAATCTTTGCCATTATTATGTGTATTGCCGTAATTGTGGGACAAGATATTCCAGGGTTCATTAATGGAAATTGGGATGAATTAATTGTAACTTATATGAGTTTACCTTTATTCTTTATCCTATTCTTCTATTACAAATGGAAACATAAAACACATCTAATTCCATTAGATGAAGTAGATTTAACTTATCATGAAGAATAA